The sequence CAGTTCACTATGCTCTCCTATGGCACTACTTCGCAAATTACAAAAAAGAGGAAAATGCGTTTCGAAGTGATACAGAAAAGTGGTTTTCCATTACATGGAAGCAAATGGAAAATATCTGGCTTGTTCCTGACGAATTAAAACAAAATGAAAAACTGCAACGGGAACTATTTCATTACATCACAGGGCCACAAATGGGGCTCGATACAAGGCGTGGTTATCCCTATACCTGGCTTATAAACCATCTGGGAGATACAAGAAAACAGGTAAGCCCCCGCAGTTTTCTTACAGCAGTGCTACATGCATCAAAACAACCCAAAAAATCTGACTATCCTTATCCTATTCATTATGAAGCAATAAAAAAAGGTGTTCAGGAAGCTTCAAAAATTCGGGTAACAGAAATTGAAGAAGACTATCCCTGGGTACGAGAACTTTTAAAACCTTTAAAGGAATTATCAGTTCCATGTTTAATTACAGAAATAGAAAAAATCTGGAATAGAGAAGGTATTCTTAAAAAATGGGAAGAAAAGATAGTTAATAAAGAAAAACCAGACAATACATTAAAACTGCCGCCTCAACATCTTTCCGAAGGAGCCATGGGGGTTTTACAGGATTTGAAAAACCTTGGCCTTGTGGAATTTCTACCCCAAGCTCGGGTAAACATTCCGGATGTGTATCGAGTAGGATACGGAATGAAACGCCGTGGAGGTGTGAAACCGGCAGCTAAAAATTAATCTTCGTTAGATTGTACGTTAATCGCTGCGGCAACTTGGGTCATCAAAAAACGCACCACTGGCCCAATTTCTGCAAGGCTCCAGAAGCTGCCTGTCTCTACTCGGCTCTGACCAAGATAAAGGTAGCTACAAATTCCAGGGGCATCGTTTCCAAGATCTGGTAGAGTTTCAACTCCAGTCTCTCCAGACTGTTTCATCAACTTAAGAATCCTACCGATATTTAGATTCCATAAAATCTGGCTTCCCTTTGGAAACTGTGTGAGCATTTCCTGCACTGACTTAGAAGTAGCAAGTGTGGGAATCCCAATGGTTTTTTGGTTAACTAAACTGAATAACACATCTCCATTTGTATTCCCAAAAGAAAAGTAAAGATTATACTTAGTAGCTCTATAATTAAATACACATACTTGTGAAATTACTTCTGTTATTAACTTGGTCTGTTCAATCTCATCGGATGTCATATTGATGAGCCTATCACCTGGAATTTCCAGCCCAATAGTTACAGTATCAAAGGGTGAACTTTTATCTTGAGAATGGGGTTTATAGTTTAGTGAAACCCTATAAGGGTTGTCATAATCCTGGTTAAAATAGGCCTCATAGAAATTCTGAATAACCCCTTCCTCAAAGGCTCTTGCTAGTTCCTTTTCATACGCAAGGCCATCGGTCATTTCCATAACGCCAACGAGCTGGAATGATATTCCCTGAGCAAGACCTGCTACCAATTCAGGTATGGAAGTTTCAGAGCTAGAGGGCAAATCTAAACTTTTAAGATGTTCCGTATCATAGTCAAACCGAAATGAAATGGCACCCCGTGACCCAACTAATTTCATTGACCGATCAACAAATTGCTTATAGGACTCTATCTGATTCAGTTTATCGGGAAATAATTGTGCATACCAGTTTAACATGGCCTGCGTAAAGTCTCTGTTTTGTTGAGGGTCAAAATCATACATAAGATTAAAGATCCCATCCTGAGCGGTATATTTGAGAGTGGTTCGTAGATCCTTTCCCGGCTTAATTGCTTGTAACAACGCACCAATCCAGCCCTTTTCAGAGAAAGTACAAGTACTCTGCATCAGCAATCCCTTAGTATCTCCATGGATCGAAACACCAACCATCTGTAACTGATCAAGAATTTCAACCGCAACATTGGCTATTTTTTCACTAAACAACCTTTCCTGTGATGATTTTACATCCTCTTGTAAAGCTGCATACAATGAACTTTTTATTTGATCAACATTGATGTTAAGCTGTTTTTTCAGAGCATCCATATGGACAAAAATTGCCAGCCCATCATTCGCAAAACGGGAAAATGCACTCAAATCTAATGATGTTTGTACGGGGAAAACTGGCGGACTATATCCTGCAGGAATAAGCACCAGATAATTTTTATATAAAACTGGGGTTATATTATGTTTTGTAAAAGCTTGTTTTACGGTTTGTACGTCAAATTTCTTCGTAACGGGAATCATAAGCTGGTAATACATCCCCGATGCTGACTTTTCACCAAACCTAAAAAGACATCCTATAGGCTTAGACATATCAATCCAGGCAACATCCAGCATACCATCGGTCATATCTTTTAATGATGTTGCTAAGTCAGAAAGCCCCTTTCCTTGAGTAAGAGCATCTAAACCAAGGGGCTTCATAAAAGCATCGAGATTCGAAAGGAATCTGACGGTATTATCAATTTGTACAAAAAGGGCACTATCGCTGCCTACCATTTCTAAAATGGGATTTTTGGTCTTCACGCATGAAATATTTATCATACTAATCAAGAACATGAACCAAAAACTTATTTTTTCACCGTTTTAATCATAATTACTCCATACATGAAAACATCTGGGAAAATACCCTGCTAGAGAAAAGTATATGAGTTTTTAAATCCTATCAAGACATTACATGAATTTTCGTCTATAATAAAACTCTACATTTGGAGTGCCCATGTCCCTTAATTGGAAGGAAATAAATCTTGTTCTTACAGAATTAAACCTATCCGGTTCCCAGATCCAGCGGGTCGTACAAAGCGCCTATGATGTACTTGCCCTCCACCTTTACAAGGAAGGAAAGGCCACGCCCCTGCTCATCGCCCTCACACCGGGAGCATGCAGGCTCCATGCCACCTTTCGGGCTGTCCCAAAACCGGAAAAACCCCTGCGTTTTGCGGAGTTTTTAAAATCCCGCCTCGTAAATGGCTGGATAACCGAAGCGGTTCAATTGGGAACAGACCGTATTGTTCGAATCCTGGTGCAGCGAGGAGACTTACAGTACCGGATGTACCTCCGGCTCTGGTCCAATGCAGCTAATGTCATTGTTACCGATGAGACTGGAACCATACTGGACGTGATGCGCCGCAGTCCCCGGCGAGGTGAAATTACCGGCGGCCGCTATATCCCGGAGGAAGCCCCTCCTTCGCAGCCCCAGCGTGAATTCGAAATCCGCAGTTTTTCAGGCAATGGAACCTTTAACGAACAGCTCGATACCTACTACGCCGAACATGGGGGAGCCCTGTCCCTCGAAGCCCTCAGAGAACAGGTTCGTAAACTCTACGAAGGCCGCCTCGGGCGTCTTGCCGCTTCTCTGGAACGGCTCCGGGAAAAAGAAGCAGCCTACACAAAGGGAAATACCCTTAAAGAATATGGGGATATTTTGATGGCAAACCTTTATCAGATTCACCAGGGGGACCCATGGTTTGAGGGCATTAATTTCTATAATGACGAGAAGGTACGCATCAAACTGGATCCCCATAAAACTCCCCAGGCCAATGCCGAAGCCTACTATGACCAGTATCACAAAGCAAAAACAGGCCTTAAGGAAGTGGTTGATGAACTACAACGGGGTGAGGCAGAACAGAAACGGCTCGAAATTGAACTAGCCAAACTTATGGCAGAAGATAACCCCCTGAGGCTACACCGGGCATTGCAAAAGGAACGGCAGGTTCTGAAACCGGAAGACAAAAAGCGTCCCGGTCTCACTTTCCTCCGAAAAGGCTGGATGCTGATCGTGGGCCGGGATGCGACAGAAAACGATGATCTTCTCCGCCACTATGTGAAGGGTTCTGACCTCTGGCTCCATGCCCGGGATTACCCAGGATCCTATGTGTTTATCAAAGCCCGTCCCGGTAAAACCGTACCCCTGGATATACTGCTCGATGCGGGAAATCTTGCCCTCTTTTATTCCAAAGGTCGTAACAATGGCGAAGGGGATCTCTTTTATACACCGGTAAAGTACCTGAGAAGGGCAAAAAATGGTCCAAAAGGGATGGTACTACCTACACAAGAAAGAAACCTTCACATTATACTTGAAGAAAGCCGATTACAAGAGTTAGAGCAGTGTCGAAGCGATGTTTAGAACAAGGTGGGAAATAAAACTATGAAACAAAGTGGTCTACTAAAAAAGGCGGAAGAAAAGATGCATCATGAATTCCCAGAGACTGATACGACCACCGGGATTAGTCCAGAAGATCGGGCAGAAATTATTTCACAGATTGAGAAAATTACCCAACAAAACCGGCAACGATTTGACACATCCTCTTTTTTGGTCAAAGCCCAAAAGCAAGGATTTGTCTTTCCCCTGGTAGTGAATATGCTCATCATCGGGACCACAGCCTTTGGGCTCTATGGGCTTAATATGCTTTTTTCTCAGCGGACTACAGAAATTCAACAAACCGGAACAGTCCTCAGCAGTGCTGAAGGCAAACTTATCCAGGAAATAAAGAAAGAGGCCGAAGGGCAACTGGCCCGTAAAGATCAGGAAATTTCCGAATTCCAGGCTCGTCTGGCACAGCTCGAAAAAGCACAGGCTTCGCTCATTAGCACCTATGAAGAACGGCTTGCTCAAAAAGAAGCAGAATTTAGAGAACAAATAAAAAAGGAAGTGGAACAGGAACGGGAGCGACTACTGAAACAGGGGCTCTCAGAAGCGATAATACAGGAACGACTTAAAAAATTCGAAGCTGAACGAATTGCTTTTTATCAGAAACAAATTGATGAATTCAAAAAACAATTAGAACAGGAGCGGCTTGCGGCAGAAGCATCCTATGTAAAATTACGGAGGGAATATTCAAACAATATCGCCACACTAAATGCTGAACGACAACAAATACTGGAAGAGGCTCGTCAACGGGAACAACAGCTCCGTAGTAGCCTGGAACAAAAAAACCAGGAATTAGCCAGCACCGCAGCAAGGGTAAGTGCTAGTTTAGAAGAGGCAAAAAAAGAATTAGCCAGGATTGATGAGCAGCGCAGATTTGCAGCAACCGCAGAAGATCAGATTGCGGGGCTGTATCAGGCTATACAGACTAATTTTCAAAATCGCAAGTATGACGAAGCCTTAAAAAACATTACCAATATTAAAACCATACTGAACGACCCAGCCATATTCAGCCTATCTTCCATACAAAAACGGCGCAATGGCGACCTCTTTGCCCTGGACATAATTGGACAAATGGCCCGCTTAGAGGTTGAACGGAGTAGTATTGATACCAATCTCCTGCTTGCCCAGGCAGAAGCCCTGGCAGCGATCCGAGCCGCCATACAACAGGGCAGAACAGCGTTACAAAACAATGATTCTGCAAAGGCCGCCGCGGCATACCAGGAGGCTTTAAACCGAATTCCTGAAATAACTGAAGCCCATCAATACTTAATGAATCGAAATTTAGGCACCAAGGAACAGGGAATACAGGTAGCGCTACAAGCCCTTGGCAGAGCTGCAACAGCTCAAAAAAATAAGGATTATACCGCTGCTGGCATGGCCTATAGTGAAGCCTTGCAAGCCCTGGGACTTTCCCCAGAAGACAGTCTTCAGATCACCCAGGGTTTAACCTCATTGGCGGTAGATCAACAGCGAGCCAATGCAAGCACTGCGGAAACCAACGAAGCCCGAACCCTCATGCGCCGTGGCAACAATGCCTTAGATCAACGGAATTGGACAGAGGCAATAAGACACTTTGCCAATGTATTACGCCGTTATCCTAATGCAGAACAGATCAATTCTGCCATGGAAGGCATCGATACGGCAATACTCAATATGACCCGGGAAGCAGAACGGGTAAATACAGAAACAGCCCAAAAGATGCGTGAAATGGACAGTAAGATTGCATCCCTTACCTCGGATCTGGAAAAAACCATTACGGAGCTCAATAACTATAAATCCGGTTCAACTCCGAATATACAGGAAAAGGACCGTAAAATAGCAGAATTAGAACGACTTCTCGAGGAAGAACGGCAAAAGTCTAAGGCCCTGGCAGGTCAGGCTGGAACCCTTCCTGTGGGAACTTCAGGGACAGGGTCCACAGGAAGCGGAACCCAGACTGCCGGTGGAACCACTCAAACGCCCCTGGATCAGGACCTGCTACAACTTAAGCAGGAACATCAACGGCTTACCCAAATCGCTTCCCAATATGATGCCCTGAGCCAGGCATACAAGTCCTATCAGGGTGAGGAAGACCGTATCATTTCCCAGAGTGGAACCAATAGTCTTGTTGCAGCCCGATCTCAGTTCGATGCGTTCTTAACCAACCCTTCGGTTCAGCGGGTATTCCCGGATTTACGGGATCGAATTGTACGATACGAACGGGCCTATATCGAAGCAGGTCAGAAGGAAAGCCTTTATAATGCCATGACCATAGCAGATACGGCCTTTAAATTAAAGGACGAAACCAGCCGCAACCGCTATTTCCAGGATTTGAAGACCCGTTTTAAAGATAATGCTCCTATGTTGTCATATATCGATGCACTCCAGCGGGGCCTGCGTTAAACTATGGCGGTAAAACGTAATAAAAGTATCATTATTTCCTACAAGGCACTGCGAAGACTGATAGGGATACTCGGTATGGCATTACCGGTAGTCCTGATTATCGGTGGCTGGCTATTAGGGGGTAATGGAATCCTTGGTTCTATTAGCTCTTATTATCATAGCAACATGCAGGATGTCTTTGTGGGTATCCTCTGGGTTGTGGGCCTCTTTTTAATAAGCTATAAGGGCTATGATTGCCTTGATGACTGGGTTACCAATCTGTCTGGCATATTTGCCATCGGTGTAGCCCTGTTCCCCACCATTGCCAGGGATAACGACACGAGTCCCCTGGGGGTATTTCAGCTTCCGCCGGCTGTTTCAGGCACCTTACACCTTATATGGGCATTTCTGTTTTTTCTTTTATTAGCCTATAATTCCTATTTTCTATTTACTAAAACAGGAAGTAAAACACCGGGACCACAAAAGATTGCCCGGAACAGGATGTACCGCATTTGTGGCATTATCATTATTGCAAGCCTATCGGGCATTGTGCTGTACATGATGTTCCTCCAACAGACCATCCTGCGGCACTGGGCACCGGTGCTCATCCTGGAAACTATAGCCCTCTGGGCCTTTGGCCTTTCCTGGCTGGTAAAGGGCGAAACCCTTTTCAGAGACTAAGATTGCCGGGCCCTGGCGCCGGAAAGCGGCGGTTGTCTTTTTTCCCCCTACCCGCTACAGCTTGAGCTTGTATAAATCCGCCGTTGGGATTTCATAGATAGAAATGAGATAATCCCATGCATCGTCATTAGGTGCTGCTATTTGAAGGGTTCTTGTAAACACAGACACCCACCGGGAATTGACTGTATCATACCGCTCAAAGGAAAAATGGAGTGCACCAGTAGCTATGGCAAAATCGTAGGTACCATCCTTCTCGTATACATAGATACGATCTCCCGTGTCTGCCAGGAGCCGGCCATCGGTAAGGAGCCCCGTCATGGCCCGGTCCATGGGGAGCTGAATCGGCCCACCAGCTTCAAACCAGTAGTAGGTTACTGGGGTCCCATCCGCCAGGTACCCTGAAAGGTAAGCTCCATAGTCATTTTTTGCCGCAAAGGTAAAGGTTTCTGGCATTTTTGGGGGCAACTGATAATAATAGGTACCTTGTGTTGATTGCATATCATAATCAATTAATTTCACTTGTCCATTCGCATACGTAGCTACATAGAGATTTCCCACCTCTTGAGATACATCCCATGTTAGGGTAGCCCCCGCTCCCCAAAATTTTTCATCATCTGCTGTTGTTAATAAGGATTCAAATTCACCAGATAAGCTCATAGTTTTCCACCCTTTAATAGCAGGAAGGCTTACAAAAAAAGTCGTTGAGTCATTTGGGTGAGGGATAACCTGCAAACCTACATAAGATGATACAGGAATATTTTGCAGTTTTGTTATTCCCCCATTATTTAGAACTTGATCAAAAAAAGCATAGGAAATATTCAATGAACCTGATTCCTTTGTAATCCAAAAACCCTGGGAATAGGTTAATTTACCTGGTATATAATAACCGTTCCGGGCCTCATAGGGTAAAGAAACATTTACTTCCCAGATAGGGTCACCTAACTTACGGGCGCTCAGTAAACTTGCAGAAACCTCGGGGTCAAAGGGCGGGTGCCAGCAGGAAGTAAAAAAGACCAGTATGGTAAGGAGCTTTACAAGCAGAATAAATGGTGTTTTTACCATAACAAGTCCCTGGCCATGTTCATCATCTAACAAAAATTGGTAGTTTCTTTTCATAACCAGAACCTCACTCCCAACCTCAGGATGGGTATATCAAGATACCAGGAATCAGAAAATATAAATGTAGAAGGCGCCCGTACTTCCCCACCCCTACTTGCGGCGAGATACATACCGTCACAAAAGGGATAGAAGCGGAACCCAAGTTCAATAAAGGGTCGCAGTTTAGGTCCTATTGTATATTCAAGACCAGTCTGGGCTGAAAGAGCCATAAAGCTAATGGGATCAAGCTGTAAAAGGGATGTGTTAATCCTGAGAAAGATGGCGGTAGCGACATAGGGCCGTATAAAGGAAAGTGTATCTTTAAAATAATACCCTGCTTGAATTCCTGGTTCAAAAAGAGGTAATGAAACGATATAATTTGAATAATTACCAGAATAATTTAAATCTTCCTGGGTCGGAAAATATAATCCAATCCAGTATTGCTGAAAACCCAGTCCCAGCCAAAAAGAATCCCCGATATGACGCTGTATCCATAGATCACCAAACTGCCCCATAAGGGCTCCACTTTCAAAATACCAGGGACTTTGAGCAGGTTGTTCCAATTGCAGGACCGATGGGCTGTCAAGCAGGGTAAGGACCCCTGAACGGGCTTCGTAACCCGAAGCAAAGGCCCTGTATCGGTACGTACCGGGAATCTCTACAGTTATAGTAGCTTCACCGGTGTTATCAAGTTGTATTGGAGCCTTGGTAAAACCAAACAGCTTGCTTCCTGGAACACCTCGAATGGTAAGGCGGCCGGCCCTCCGCTGGGCTTCGAGGGTGTCCATGGCCGCCGCCAAGGAAAGCCAGAAGGTGTTCTGAAGCTCTTCTTGGGTGGGGGTCTCTGC is a genomic window of Treponema sp. J25 containing:
- a CDS encoding DUF998 domain-containing protein; its protein translation is MALPVVLIIGGWLLGGNGILGSISSYYHSNMQDVFVGILWVVGLFLISYKGYDCLDDWVTNLSGIFAIGVALFPTIARDNDTSPLGVFQLPPAVSGTLHLIWAFLFFLLLAYNSYFLFTKTGSKTPGPQKIARNRMYRICGIIIIASLSGIVLYMMFLQQTILRHWAPVLILETIALWAFGLSWLVKGETLFRD
- a CDS encoding NFACT family protein yields the protein MSLNWKEINLVLTELNLSGSQIQRVVQSAYDVLALHLYKEGKATPLLIALTPGACRLHATFRAVPKPEKPLRFAEFLKSRLVNGWITEAVQLGTDRIVRILVQRGDLQYRMYLRLWSNAANVIVTDETGTILDVMRRSPRRGEITGGRYIPEEAPPSQPQREFEIRSFSGNGTFNEQLDTYYAEHGGALSLEALREQVRKLYEGRLGRLAASLERLREKEAAYTKGNTLKEYGDILMANLYQIHQGDPWFEGINFYNDEKVRIKLDPHKTPQANAEAYYDQYHKAKTGLKEVVDELQRGEAEQKRLEIELAKLMAEDNPLRLHRALQKERQVLKPEDKKRPGLTFLRKGWMLIVGRDATENDDLLRHYVKGSDLWLHARDYPGSYVFIKARPGKTVPLDILLDAGNLALFYSKGRNNGEGDLFYTPVKYLRRAKNGPKGMVLPTQERNLHIILEESRLQELEQCRSDV